A region of Silurus meridionalis isolate SWU-2019-XX chromosome 15, ASM1480568v1, whole genome shotgun sequence DNA encodes the following proteins:
- the LOC124398274 gene encoding glutaredoxin domain-containing cysteine-rich protein 2, with product MEERLKKMGPRHEAKPRKVRFKLASSYSGRVLKHVYEDGQELDSPEEKYPHSFIHTKIPQHLDVEQLCSFEGQDVDPPAGLTAQRINVYRAASGFIPLTSNDQQGENEPVLDFEKIIIYTSNLKIIRSPSKKAESVGVNIHRGRGEEREVSPSREFRSKGRHRTKSARKEGRRPAPKEEETGGCEQCGGLGAAPCSLCHGSKLSMLANRFNESIRELRCPACDPHGLQPCHSCVP from the exons ATGGAGGAGCGTTTAAAAAAGATGGGGCCGAGACATGAGGCAAAGCCGAGGAAAGTGAGGTTCAAGCTGGCGTCGTCGTACAGCGGCCGTGTACTGAAGCACGTCTACGAGGACGGTCAGGAACTGGATAGTCCTGAGGAAAAGTACCCTCACAGCTTCATCCACACAAAGATTCCTCAGCACCTGGATGTGGAGCAGCTTTGCAGTTTTGAGGGTCAGGATGTAGATCCTCCTGCAGGCCTCACAGCCCAGCGCATCAACGTGTACCGAGCAGCGAGCGGCTTCATACCTTTAACATCTAATGATCAACAGGGTGAAAAT GAACCAGTTTTAGATTTCGAAAAAATCATCATCTATACCAGCAACCTGAAGATCATCCGATCTCCTAGTAAAAAAGCTGAGAGCGTTGGTGTGAACATCCATCGAGGTCGAGGAGAAGAACGAGAAGTTTCTCCAAGCCGTGAATTCAGATCCAAAGGAAGACACAGAACAAAAAGTGCCCGTAAGGAGGGACGACGTCCGGCTCCCAAGGAAGAG GAGACGGGCGGCTGTGAGCAGTGTGGAGGTTTGGGTGCCGCCCCGTGTTCCCTGTGCCATGGTAGTAAACTATCCATGTTGGCCAACCGCTTCAACGAGTCTATCCGAGAGTTACGCTGCCCCGCCTGCGATCCTCATGGCTTACAGCCATGTCACTCCTGCGTCCCATAG